In Terriglobales bacterium, a single window of DNA contains:
- a CDS encoding DUF721 domain-containing protein, translated as MQPMRTGLEKIILEALQHTPPQEAPVLAWPFACGPAVANKTRPLSFADGILTIEVADANWRAQLMDMAPQFLGRINQLVSLKVERLRFIVPTGK; from the coding sequence ATGCAGCCGATGCGCACAGGTTTGGAAAAAATTATTCTCGAGGCACTGCAGCACACGCCCCCGCAGGAGGCCCCGGTGCTAGCCTGGCCGTTTGCCTGCGGTCCAGCGGTTGCGAACAAGACGAGACCGCTGAGCTTTGCAGACGGCATCCTGACCATCGAAGTGGCAGACGCCAACTGGCGCGCGCAATTGATGGATATGGCCCCGCAATTTCTGGGGCGCATCAATCAACTTGTTTCCCTTAAAGTGGAACGTTTGCGCTTCATCGTTCCCACTGGAAAATAA
- the gatC gene encoding Asp-tRNA(Asn)/Glu-tRNA(Gln) amidotransferase subunit GatC has product MKVTEKDVTTVADLANLELTPAERERMVKDLNSILGYIDLLNELDTASVPPMAQTADRFGIDAGKTGSERFLYAMRPDTQRPSLPREAALANAPDSDGKFFKVPKVIER; this is encoded by the coding sequence ATGAAAGTTACGGAAAAAGATGTCACCACAGTCGCCGATCTTGCCAATCTGGAGCTGACCCCCGCCGAGCGGGAGCGCATGGTCAAGGATCTCAACTCAATCCTGGGATACATTGACCTGCTCAACGAACTTGATACCGCGAGCGTTCCTCCCATGGCGCAAACTGCAGACCGCTTTGGCATTGATGCCGGCAAAACCGGCAGCGAACGCTTTCTCTACGCTATGCGCCCGGATACGCAGAGGCCTTCGCTCCCGCGCGAGGCGGCGCTGGCCAACGCGCCCGATTCTGACGGAAAATTTTTCAAAGTGCCGAAGGTGATTGAGCGCTAG
- a CDS encoding DUF5076 domain-containing protein: MSKREKELVVPPAAKSDASSQEMLRAWIADGGLHCTLSIGAWGDKETIGWGILLTDVVRHVADALHQQEGMDPDDTIKQIRAVFNKELDAPTADAKGNFITH, from the coding sequence ATGAGCAAGAGAGAAAAAGAACTGGTAGTTCCGCCCGCAGCCAAGTCCGACGCCAGCTCCCAGGAGATGCTGAGGGCCTGGATTGCAGACGGCGGCCTGCATTGCACGCTCTCTATCGGCGCCTGGGGAGACAAGGAAACCATTGGCTGGGGGATTTTGCTGACGGATGTGGTCCGTCACGTTGCCGATGCGTTGCACCAACAGGAAGGCATGGATCCCGACGATACCATCAAGCAAATACGGGCAGTCTTCAACAAAGAACTGGATGCACCCACGGCAGATGCCAAGGGCAACTTTATAACTCACTGA
- the gatA gene encoding Asp-tRNA(Asn)/Glu-tRNA(Gln) amidotransferase subunit GatA: protein MDLNLLTVASTRTAIAERSLTATQLAESFYKKIEAEDSEINAYLTLSKERALAQAGRIDTLAGKGDPLPPLAGVPVAIKDVMVTRGVRSTAGSKILGNYIPPYDSTAVARLEEAGAVILGKTNCDEFAMGSSTENSAYGPVRNPRDKSRVPGGSSGGSAACVAAGTAVAALGSDTGGSIRQPAAFCGVVGVVPTYGRVSRYGLIAFASSLDHIGPLTKTVKDSALILRSIAGRDPLDSTSTEVPVPDYVAEIEKPVRGLKIGIPKEYFAEGLDPEVRAAVETAIAKLEEAGCKAVPISLPHTPYAVPTYYLVATAEASSNLARFDGVRYAYRSKTAKSLSQMYRSTRDEGFGAEVKRRIMLGTYALSAGYYDAYYLKAQKVRTLLTRDFENAFQSVDAIVTPTTPTPAFKLGEKTDDPLAMYLADIYTVTADLVGIPGISVPCGKSKSGLPIGVQILGRHFDEPTILRLGHVVEHSLAS from the coding sequence ATGGATTTGAACCTTCTTACCGTCGCTTCCACGCGCACCGCCATCGCCGAGCGCAGTCTTACAGCTACGCAACTGGCAGAGAGTTTTTACAAAAAGATCGAAGCCGAAGATAGCGAGATCAACGCCTACCTGACGCTCTCGAAAGAACGCGCCCTGGCGCAGGCGGGCCGCATTGATACGCTCGCCGGCAAAGGGGACCCGTTGCCTCCTCTGGCTGGAGTTCCAGTGGCGATTAAAGACGTCATGGTGACGCGCGGTGTACGCAGTACCGCAGGGTCGAAAATTTTAGGAAACTATATTCCTCCCTACGACAGCACGGCTGTGGCGCGGTTGGAAGAAGCCGGGGCCGTAATTCTGGGCAAGACCAATTGCGATGAGTTTGCCATGGGCTCTTCCACGGAAAATTCGGCTTACGGTCCGGTGCGCAATCCGCGCGATAAGAGCCGTGTTCCCGGCGGATCGTCGGGAGGCTCAGCCGCATGTGTGGCCGCCGGTACTGCTGTGGCGGCGCTGGGGTCCGATACTGGTGGTTCCATCCGCCAGCCTGCAGCTTTTTGCGGTGTGGTGGGGGTCGTGCCGACCTACGGACGAGTTTCGCGCTATGGTTTGATCGCGTTTGCTTCTTCGCTTGACCACATCGGCCCGCTCACAAAAACCGTGAAAGACTCAGCGCTCATTTTGCGCTCCATCGCAGGGCGTGATCCGCTGGATTCAACTTCTACCGAAGTGCCGGTCCCCGATTACGTCGCCGAGATTGAAAAACCGGTGCGCGGTTTGAAAATTGGAATTCCCAAGGAGTATTTTGCCGAGGGGCTTGATCCCGAAGTTCGCGCCGCGGTGGAAACCGCAATTGCCAAGCTGGAAGAAGCGGGATGCAAAGCCGTACCCATTTCGCTTCCGCACACACCCTATGCGGTTCCTACGTATTACCTCGTGGCCACCGCAGAGGCTTCTTCCAATCTCGCCCGCTTCGATGGCGTGCGCTATGCCTACCGCAGCAAGACTGCCAAGAGTCTGTCGCAGATGTACCGCAGCACGCGCGACGAGGGCTTTGGCGCAGAAGTCAAGCGGCGCATCATGCTGGGCACCTACGCGCTGAGTGCCGGATATTACGATGCCTATTACTTAAAAGCCCAGAAGGTCCGCACTCTACTTACACGCGACTTTGAAAATGCATTTCAGAGCGTGGACGCCATCGTAACCCCCACCACTCCCACACCTGCCTTCAAATTGGGAGAGAAAACCGACGATCCGCTGGCCATGTACCTGGCCGATATCTACACGGTTACGGCGGACCTGGTTGGAATTCCGGGAATCTCAGTGCCTTGCGGAAAGTCGAAGAGCGGCTTGCCCATCGGAGTGCAGATTCTGGGCCGCCACTTCGACGAGCCCACTATCCTGCGGTTGGGACATGTGGTGGAACATAGCCTGGCGAGTTAG
- a CDS encoding FmdE family protein, with the protein MKTLDEYLADAAQAHGHLCAGQVLGVRLAILGISKLGIEDPHGKDRKRLVTFVEIDRCATDAVAVVTGCRLGKRALKFRDWGKVAATFVDVTTGKAVRVAAKESSKALARTMHPEIPEKNQQQMLAYREMKDDDLFDTQWVKVELGPEEFPGYKGERVVCEQCGEGINFHREIRREGRVLCRSCAGESYYTPITQ; encoded by the coding sequence GTGAAGACCCTGGACGAATACCTTGCAGACGCAGCCCAGGCCCACGGCCACCTGTGCGCCGGCCAGGTGTTGGGTGTGCGCCTCGCCATACTGGGAATCAGCAAACTGGGCATCGAAGATCCGCACGGCAAAGACCGCAAGCGACTGGTGACATTCGTAGAAATTGACCGCTGCGCGACTGACGCCGTCGCCGTGGTCACAGGATGCAGGCTGGGCAAGCGCGCACTCAAGTTCCGCGACTGGGGCAAAGTCGCGGCCACATTTGTGGATGTGACCACGGGAAAGGCCGTGCGCGTTGCCGCTAAAGAATCTTCCAAGGCGTTGGCGCGTACGATGCATCCGGAAATCCCGGAGAAGAACCAGCAACAGATGCTGGCTTATCGCGAGATGAAAGACGATGACCTGTTCGACACGCAGTGGGTGAAGGTCGAGCTTGGCCCCGAGGAGTTCCCGGGATATAAAGGCGAGCGCGTCGTCTGCGAGCAATGCGGCGAGGGCATTAACTTCCACCGCGAGATCCGGCGCGAAGGCAGAGTGCTATGCCGGAGTTGCGCTGGGGAAAGCTATTACACACCGATTACCCAATGA
- a CDS encoding diacylglycerol kinase family protein, producing MQKIALLYNPASGTSRSRRISQVEQAAGVLRSEGHDVLTFPTQSSDSVSQQIQRLLKDEFTNFIVCGGDGTVHGVLQALVEAGDEVTLGIIPFGSGNLLAKDLGIPRHPLKAARALLTAHPEPTTVASMEFRTATGEMAHRYWIVAAGVGADAHVICKINHEFKARYGIYAYYAESARQLLLARYKFPPFVVEFQETGVNVPRREIVTQIVAERIDYFGRCLAAQRNGNGNSSGRISEDLHVILFKTPNALRYLAYGFCLIGNLMGAPPGKVRDVELVRVRELTCRELRADESLPEGWNGARQGSGEILAEADGEFLGSLPVKIQIQPETLALLRPTKPDR from the coding sequence ATGCAAAAGATTGCTTTACTTTACAATCCCGCATCCGGTACCAGCCGAAGCCGGCGCATAAGCCAGGTGGAGCAAGCCGCCGGCGTGCTTCGCAGCGAAGGTCACGACGTTCTTACCTTCCCCACCCAGAGCTCGGACTCGGTTTCGCAACAGATTCAGCGTCTGTTGAAAGATGAGTTCACCAATTTTATTGTTTGCGGCGGCGATGGCACGGTGCACGGAGTCTTGCAGGCTCTGGTTGAGGCCGGGGACGAGGTAACGCTGGGTATCATCCCCTTTGGTTCGGGCAATCTTCTGGCCAAGGACCTGGGAATCCCCCGCCATCCGCTGAAAGCCGCCCGCGCTTTGCTGACCGCACATCCTGAACCTACCACGGTGGCCTCGATGGAATTCCGCACAGCGACCGGTGAGATGGCTCACCGCTACTGGATTGTTGCAGCGGGAGTAGGTGCTGACGCGCATGTCATCTGCAAGATCAATCACGAGTTCAAGGCGCGTTACGGCATCTACGCCTATTACGCCGAGTCAGCGCGGCAGTTGCTTCTGGCCCGCTACAAGTTCCCGCCGTTTGTTGTCGAATTCCAGGAAACAGGCGTCAACGTGCCGCGCCGGGAGATTGTCACCCAGATTGTTGCCGAGCGCATTGATTACTTTGGGCGCTGTCTGGCGGCACAAAGAAATGGCAATGGCAACAGCAGTGGCCGCATTTCGGAAGACCTGCACGTAATCCTGTTCAAGACTCCCAACGCTCTTCGCTATTTGGCTTACGGATTTTGCCTGATAGGAAACCTGATGGGCGCACCGCCAGGAAAGGTCCGCGACGTGGAGCTGGTCCGGGTTCGTGAACTCACCTGCCGCGAGCTACGTGCAGACGAAAGCCTGCCCGAAGGCTGGAACGGCGCCCGCCAGGGCAGCGGAGAGATTCTTGCCGAGGCCGATGGCGAGTTTCTCGGTTCCCTGCCGGTTAAAATTCAAATCCAGCCTGAGACCCTGGCCTTGCTGCGCCCTACAAAGCCAGATCGCTAA
- a CDS encoding glycosyltransferase: MNTSQELTIVIPAKNESALLPRLLESIAQQDCPGIRETVVYVADAQSTDGTPDLALGFRDRIDVRVIPGGLPSAGRNAGARLATTPYVLFLDADMELADTTLVRRTLELVKRKKLHCVTTNIWCRDGRFMDKTLYFGNNVVQQFSRLLNPFSTGMFMLFDRKRFEELGGFHEQALYAEDYLLSKKVACRKFGIVRGKALTTNRRFMKMGHIKIMGMFFRTALNTWNDKYFLRDHHYWHS, translated from the coding sequence ATGAATACCAGTCAAGAATTGACAATCGTAATCCCAGCCAAGAACGAATCCGCATTGCTTCCCCGGCTGCTTGAATCTATAGCGCAGCAGGATTGCCCCGGCATCCGCGAGACCGTGGTTTATGTCGCCGATGCGCAATCCACCGATGGCACGCCCGATCTGGCTCTCGGATTTCGTGACCGGATTGATGTCCGCGTAATCCCCGGTGGCTTGCCTTCCGCCGGACGCAACGCCGGAGCCCGCCTGGCCACTACGCCTTACGTACTGTTTCTTGACGCTGATATGGAACTGGCCGATACCACGCTGGTTCGCCGCACCCTCGAGCTGGTGAAACGAAAAAAACTGCATTGCGTTACCACGAACATCTGGTGCCGCGACGGCCGCTTCATGGACAAGACTCTCTATTTCGGCAACAACGTTGTGCAGCAGTTCTCACGCCTGCTGAACCCGTTCAGCACGGGAATGTTCATGCTCTTCGACCGCAAACGTTTCGAAGAGTTGGGAGGTTTTCACGAGCAGGCCCTCTACGCCGAAGACTATCTATTGAGCAAAAAAGTAGCGTGCAGAAAATTCGGCATTGTTCGTGGAAAAGCGCTCACCACCAACCGCCGCTTCATGAAGATGGGGCACATCAAGATCATGGGCATGTTTTTCAGGACCGCGCTCAACACCTGGAATGACAAATATTTTCTACGCGACCATCACTACTGGCACTCCTGA
- a CDS encoding UDP-2,3-diacylglucosamine diphosphatase — protein MRATSFDTVIISDLHLGSRLSRAADAVEMLQEHTFRRLILLGDIFCDLNFARLKKDHWRFLSYIRKLSNPKREIEVVWVEGNHDHGLSHLMSHLVGVRVYQQYFWEFEGKRHLAVHGHQFDRFVVNNALLSRLGAWAYLMLQRLDSRSASFSRFLDRMNSAWLRLTPKVASGALAYAKHHRVDCVFCGHTHQPLQAEQDGTRYYNAGCWISSGPTYITIGEEGVQIHEYQSRIDNRNPSQERIRIASPAA, from the coding sequence ATGAGAGCAACTTCTTTCGATACCGTCATTATTTCCGACCTTCATCTGGGCTCGCGGCTCAGCCGGGCAGCCGATGCAGTAGAAATGCTGCAAGAGCACACCTTCCGGCGGCTCATTCTTCTGGGAGATATCTTCTGCGATCTCAATTTTGCGCGTCTTAAAAAAGACCACTGGCGCTTTCTTTCTTATATCCGCAAACTTTCGAATCCCAAGCGAGAGATTGAAGTGGTTTGGGTGGAAGGCAATCACGACCATGGACTCTCGCATCTCATGTCACACCTGGTGGGCGTGCGCGTGTATCAGCAATATTTTTGGGAGTTCGAGGGAAAACGCCACCTGGCTGTACATGGACATCAATTCGACCGCTTTGTTGTCAACAATGCTCTGCTGAGCAGGCTGGGCGCATGGGCTTATCTGATGTTGCAAAGGCTGGATTCGCGCTCCGCTTCGTTCAGTCGCTTTCTCGACCGTATGAACAGCGCATGGTTGCGGCTCACACCCAAAGTCGCCTCAGGTGCGCTGGCCTATGCTAAACATCATCGGGTAGACTGCGTTTTTTGCGGGCATACCCATCAACCTTTACAGGCGGAGCAGGATGGCACCCGCTACTACAATGCCGGTTGCTGGATCAGCTCCGGCCCTACTTACATCACGATTGGCGAGGAGGGCGTACAAATCCATGAATACCAGTCAAGAATTGACAATCGTAATCCCAGCCAAGAACGAATCCGCATTGCTTCCCCGGCTGCTTGA